A portion of the Candidatus Rokuibacteriota bacterium genome contains these proteins:
- a CDS encoding polyprenyl synthetase family protein, with product MKAPTPLEALLKERVALAVGPEMRAIEEAIARAIASPVGLIHEMGEFIAGAGGKRLRPILVLMAARVAGYGGPRAVRMGCVVELLHTATLIHDDVVDQAPLRRGRPSANARWGDDASILVGDHLYSKSFALMVADGDAAVLETLARATVSMTEAEVLQLERKRSGTASEADYLRIITQKTASFISACCRIGALLAKVPEDRIEALTRYGLHIGIAFQISDDSLDFVADQVRLGKAVGADLKEGKRTLPLIATIERASPAERDRIQSVLKRHAAGPGEFEEIRLLVERYGGVEYAQARAQDYARSAKEALAVFPNGDDKDTLLLVADYVVERDK from the coding sequence GTGAAAGCCCCGACGCCGCTGGAGGCGCTCCTCAAGGAGCGCGTCGCCCTCGCCGTGGGTCCCGAGATGCGTGCCATCGAGGAGGCCATCGCGCGCGCGATCGCGTCGCCCGTCGGCCTGATCCACGAGATGGGCGAGTTCATCGCCGGCGCCGGCGGCAAGCGGCTCCGGCCGATCCTCGTGCTGATGGCGGCGCGCGTGGCGGGCTACGGCGGCCCGCGCGCGGTGCGCATGGGCTGCGTGGTCGAGCTGCTCCACACGGCGACCCTCATCCACGACGACGTCGTGGACCAGGCGCCGCTCCGGCGCGGCCGCCCCTCGGCCAACGCGCGCTGGGGCGACGACGCCTCCATTCTCGTCGGCGACCACCTCTACTCGAAGTCTTTCGCCCTCATGGTCGCTGACGGCGACGCGGCCGTGCTCGAGACTCTCGCGCGCGCCACCGTCTCGATGACGGAGGCGGAGGTGCTGCAGCTCGAGCGGAAGCGCAGCGGCACGGCGAGCGAGGCCGATTACCTGCGCATCATCACCCAGAAGACGGCGTCCTTCATCTCGGCCTGCTGCCGGATCGGCGCGCTCCTGGCGAAGGTGCCCGAGGACCGGATCGAGGCGTTGACCCGCTACGGGCTCCACATCGGCATCGCGTTCCAGATCAGCGACGACTCGCTCGACTTCGTCGCCGACCAGGTGCGCCTGGGCAAGGCGGTGGGCGCCGACTTGAAGGAAGGGAAGCGGACACTGCCGCTCATCGCGACGATCGAGCGCGCGAGCCCTGCCGAGCGCGACAGGATACAGTCCGTGCTCAAGCGGCACGCCGCCGGCCCGGGCGAGTTCGAGGAGATCCGCCTGCTGGTCGAGCGCTACGGCGGCGTCGAGTACGCGCAGGCGCGCGCGCAGGACTACGCCCGGAGCGCCAAGGAGGCTCTCGCCGTCTTCCCCAACGGCGACGACAAGGACACGCTGCTCCTCGTCGCCGACTACGTGGTGGAGCGCGACAAATAG
- a CDS encoding FlgT C-terminal domain-containing protein: MNAPALRLLAGLVLAAASLAGCGEVPSLRELAGLPKDSDPSVEIKAAENKWLLIKNPRFGDVASEPEYIWVEDDKVPTTMGTLIFGKDSLIAPPEIVAKYGAPPGGGRISPRQKMAVSVEAAPPPPKAGAAAAKGGTTQPAGAPTLSANRGFVVFVDTSRVVIDLNGKDGVRPGAQVSVRRDKIAIVHPFTGELLGELDEEVATGRVTEVRDKFSVVELSSVSSGNQVKVKDRVVIR; encoded by the coding sequence ATGAACGCCCCCGCGCTCCGTCTCTTGGCCGGCCTGGTGCTGGCCGCGGCCTCGCTCGCCGGCTGCGGGGAAGTGCCGAGCCTGCGAGAGCTGGCGGGGCTGCCCAAGGACTCCGATCCCAGCGTCGAGATCAAGGCCGCGGAGAATAAGTGGCTCCTTATCAAGAACCCCCGCTTCGGCGATGTGGCGAGCGAGCCCGAGTACATCTGGGTGGAGGACGACAAGGTTCCCACCACCATGGGCACGCTGATCTTCGGCAAGGACAGCCTCATCGCGCCTCCGGAGATCGTGGCCAAGTACGGCGCGCCCCCGGGCGGTGGCCGCATCAGCCCGCGCCAGAAGATGGCGGTGTCCGTCGAGGCCGCGCCCCCGCCGCCGAAGGCCGGCGCGGCGGCCGCCAAGGGCGGCACCACCCAGCCGGCCGGAGCGCCCACGCTGTCGGCCAACCGCGGCTTCGTGGTCTTCGTGGACACGAGCCGGGTCGTGATCGATCTCAACGGCAAGGACGGCGTCAGGCCGGGCGCCCAGGTCAGCGTGCGCCGGGACAAGATCGCCATCGTCCACCCCTTCACCGGCGAGCTCCTGGGCGAGCTGGACGAGGAGGTCGCCACGGGCCGCGTGACCGAGGTCAGGGACAAGTTCTCCGTGGTCGAGCTGTCGAGCGTTTCCTCCGGCAACCAGGTCAAGGTCAAGGACCGGGTCGTTATTCGTTGA
- a CDS encoding zinc ribbon domain-containing protein has protein sequence MVVPTYEYECPKCPRVFEVKQRITEPKLEVCDRCGGPIHRLLSATPFILKGGGWYVTDYPSESRKKASKSESTSGDSAPAGGDSAPAAGDSAPAAPSPTGGKSSTAQPAPSPSEKPKAEKSKAEKSKSEPAAKPKASGSSSSSSSSSSS, from the coding sequence ATGGTTGTGCCGACCTACGAGTACGAATGTCCCAAGTGCCCCCGCGTTTTCGAGGTGAAACAGCGGATCACCGAGCCCAAGCTCGAGGTCTGCGATCGGTGCGGCGGGCCCATCCACCGGCTCCTGTCGGCCACCCCATTCATCCTGAAGGGGGGCGGCTGGTACGTCACCGACTACCCGTCCGAGTCCCGCAAGAAGGCGTCCAAGTCGGAGTCGACATCGGGTGATTCGGCCCCGGCGGGGGGTGATTCGGCCCCGGCGGCGGGCGATTCGGCCCCGGCGGCCCCGAGCCCCACCGGAGGGAAGTCTAGCACGGCCCAGCCGGCGCCCTCCCCTTCGGAGAAGCCCAAGGCAGAGAAGTCCAAGGCAGAGAAGTCCAAGAGCGAGCCGGCCGCCAAGCCCAAGGCGTCCGGCTCCTCCTCCTCCTCGTCGTCGTCTTCGTCTTCCTGA
- a CDS encoding methylmalonyl-CoA mutase family protein: MTPEERKRLDDARRLWEARTLKPALGKSPDRPGLFAGSDGAALERVYTPEHTAAQDYVRDVGFPGEHPYTRGVQPTMYRGRLWTMRQYAGFGSAVETNRRYRYLLEQGQTGLSVAFDLPTQMGYDADDAMAKSDVGKVGVSISSLEDMEELFAGIPLDRVSTSMTINATAAILLALYIAVAEKQGIAPDRLSGTVQNDILKEYIARGTYIYPPAPSMRLITDMFAFCKGRVPRWNTISISGYHIREAGCTAAQEVGFTLANAVAYVTAARAAGLEVDEFAPQLSFFFNAHNHLLEEVAKFRAARRLWARIMTERFGAQDPRSCTLRFHAQTAGSMLTAQQPENNIVRVAVQALAAILGGCQSLHTNSMDEALALPTEASVRVALRTQQVLGYESGVADTADPLGGSYAVEAMTRRIEEEAETYIAKIDGLGGSVSAIGFMQREIQESAYRYQQDVESKARIVVGVNEFVMDEPPPSGLFQVDPAVSAAMAERLDRLRRTRDAGAAARALEAVDRAARGCDNLIPLILDAVRAKVTLGEICHALRKVFGVHQPSVVF; encoded by the coding sequence GTGACGCCCGAAGAAAGGAAGCGGCTCGACGACGCGAGGCGCCTATGGGAAGCGCGGACGCTCAAGCCCGCGCTCGGGAAGTCGCCCGACAGGCCGGGGCTCTTCGCGGGATCCGACGGCGCGGCGCTCGAGCGCGTGTACACGCCGGAGCACACGGCGGCCCAGGACTACGTTCGCGACGTGGGTTTCCCGGGTGAACACCCGTACACGCGTGGCGTGCAGCCCACGATGTACCGCGGCAGGCTCTGGACCATGCGCCAGTACGCGGGCTTCGGCTCGGCGGTCGAGACCAACCGGCGCTACCGCTACCTCCTCGAGCAGGGGCAGACGGGGCTCTCGGTCGCCTTCGACCTCCCGACGCAGATGGGCTACGACGCCGACGACGCGATGGCGAAGAGCGACGTGGGCAAGGTCGGCGTGTCCATCTCGAGCCTCGAGGACATGGAGGAGCTCTTCGCGGGCATCCCGCTCGATCGCGTGTCCACCTCCATGACCATCAACGCCACTGCCGCCATTCTCTTGGCGCTCTACATCGCCGTGGCGGAGAAACAGGGGATCGCGCCGGACAGGCTCTCCGGCACCGTCCAGAACGACATCCTCAAGGAGTACATCGCGCGCGGCACGTACATCTACCCGCCGGCGCCGTCCATGCGGCTCATCACCGACATGTTCGCCTTCTGCAAGGGCCGCGTGCCGCGCTGGAACACGATCTCCATCTCCGGCTACCACATCCGCGAGGCCGGCTGCACGGCGGCGCAGGAGGTGGGCTTCACGCTCGCCAACGCCGTCGCCTACGTCACGGCCGCGCGAGCGGCGGGGCTCGAGGTGGATGAGTTCGCGCCGCAGCTGTCCTTCTTCTTCAATGCCCACAACCACCTCCTCGAGGAGGTGGCGAAGTTCCGCGCGGCCCGCCGCCTGTGGGCGCGGATCATGACGGAGCGCTTCGGGGCCCAGGACCCGCGCTCCTGCACGCTGCGCTTCCACGCGCAGACGGCGGGCAGCATGCTGACGGCCCAGCAGCCCGAGAACAACATCGTGCGGGTCGCGGTACAGGCCCTGGCGGCCATCCTCGGCGGGTGCCAGTCGCTGCACACCAACTCGATGGACGAGGCCTTAGCACTGCCCACCGAGGCCTCCGTGCGCGTAGCACTCCGCACCCAGCAGGTGCTCGGCTACGAGTCCGGCGTCGCCGACACCGCGGACCCGCTGGGAGGCTCCTACGCGGTGGAAGCCATGACCCGCAGGATCGAAGAGGAGGCCGAGACCTACATCGCCAAGATCGACGGCCTCGGCGGCTCCGTCAGCGCCATCGGCTTCATGCAGCGCGAGATCCAGGAGTCGGCGTACCGCTACCAGCAGGACGTCGAGTCGAAGGCGCGCATCGTCGTGGGCGTCAACGAGTTCGTGATGGACGAGCCGCCGCCCAGCGGCCTCTTCCAGGTCGATCCCGCGGTCAGCGCGGCGATGGCCGAGCGCCTGGATCGCCTCAGGCGCACCCGCGACGCAGGGGCCGCGGCGCGCGCGCTCGAGGCCGTGGATCGGGCCGCGCGCGGCTGCGACAACCTCATCCCGCTCATCCTCGACGCCGTCCGCGCGAAGGTGACCCTCGGGGAGATCTGCCACGCGCTGCGGAAGGTCTTCGGTGTCCACCAGCCGTCGGTCGTTTTCTAG
- a CDS encoding YtxH domain-containing protein encodes MSDERGGDAAGYMGWFFLGAIAGAAAMLLLTPKTGTEARELLTEHGQEWLKKAQAAAEEAQEKAGDLFGKGREYFEEQRNRLVGAFEAGRSAMKEEMGKVRSDG; translated from the coding sequence ATGTCGGACGAGCGTGGTGGGGACGCGGCGGGCTACATGGGCTGGTTCTTTCTCGGCGCCATCGCCGGCGCGGCGGCCATGCTGCTGCTGACGCCCAAGACGGGCACCGAGGCCCGCGAGCTCTTGACGGAGCACGGGCAGGAGTGGCTCAAGAAGGCGCAGGCGGCGGCGGAGGAGGCGCAGGAGAAGGCGGGTGACCTCTTCGGCAAGGGTCGCGAGTACTTCGAGGAGCAGCGCAACCGCCTGGTCGGGGCTTTCGAGGCCGGCCGCTCGGCCATGAAGGAAGAGATGGGCAAGGTCCGCTCCGACGGGTAG
- a CDS encoding tetratricopeptide repeat protein — MKANRAETTLSRLGVARGPLLVIAALVLLHGCASKQDEEVRKLQAKATYEQAVRNLSENRLALGMAALKAALQLDPENAQYHNTLGLVLLNLGRPVDAQAEFQTAIDLDKNSPDLQHNLGIALAQQNRFDDAVVAYRKALTFPTYTTPEVAYYNMGEAYIRLGNPQEAQESFRAAIQLEPTMVAAHYGLGLALSQGGRRDEAKAAFRQARDLDPASPFSELAKNALKQLGDGG, encoded by the coding sequence ATGAAGGCTAACAGGGCGGAAACGACCCTGTCAAGGCTGGGCGTCGCGCGCGGCCCGCTCCTTGTCATCGCGGCACTCGTGCTACTGCACGGCTGCGCCTCCAAGCAGGACGAAGAGGTGCGGAAGCTCCAGGCCAAGGCCACGTACGAGCAGGCCGTGCGCAACCTGAGCGAGAACCGGCTGGCGCTCGGCATGGCGGCGCTCAAGGCGGCTCTCCAGCTCGACCCTGAGAACGCCCAGTACCACAACACGCTCGGGCTGGTCCTGCTCAACCTGGGCCGGCCCGTCGACGCGCAGGCCGAGTTCCAGACGGCGATCGATCTCGACAAGAACAGCCCGGACTTGCAGCACAACCTCGGCATCGCCCTGGCACAGCAGAACCGCTTCGACGACGCCGTCGTCGCCTACAGGAAGGCGCTGACCTTCCCCACCTACACGACGCCCGAGGTCGCCTACTACAACATGGGCGAGGCGTACATCAGGCTGGGCAATCCGCAGGAGGCGCAGGAGTCCTTCCGGGCGGCCATCCAGCTCGAGCCGACCATGGTCGCGGCCCACTACGGGCTCGGGTTGGCGCTCTCCCAAGGGGGCCGGCGAGACGAGGCCAAGGCCGCCTTCAGGCAGGCCAGGGACCTCGACCCGGCCTCGCCCTTCTCCGAGCTGGCCAAGAATGCCCTCAAGCAGCTTGGCGACGGGGG
- a CDS encoding acyl-CoA carboxylase subunit beta: MSLQDRFDELHRRNEAADAAGGPERIERQHKAGKKTARERLEILLDKGSFAEVDRFVVHQNNDFGMDAQRIPGDGVVTGSGRVHGRPVFAFAQDFTVFGGSLSEAYARKICKIMDLAMKTGVPVIGLNDSGGARIQEGVVSLAGYADIFLRNTLASGVVPQISAVMGPCAGGAVYSPAITDFVFMVKHSSYMFVTGPDVIKAVTHEEVSFEELGGAAMHGTTSGVAHFAAESEEECLALIRELMTFLPQNNLEDPPVGPTTDPADRVDEELQTVVPDQPNKPYDIKDIVQPVLDDRYFFEVHAGYAPNIVIGFGRLGGRPVGVVANQPAHLAGCLDISASLKAARFVRFCDCFNIPLVTFEDVPGFLPGTAQEFGGIIKHGAKLLYAYCEATVPKLTVITRKAYGGAYCVMSSKHIRGDVNFAFPTAEIAVMGPDGAVSILYKREMDAAKDPAKLKDEKTREYREKFATPYAAAERGYIDEVIEPRDTRRRLIQALEVLHTKRDSNPPRKHGNIPL, encoded by the coding sequence ATGTCCCTCCAGGATCGCTTCGACGAACTCCACCGCCGCAACGAGGCCGCCGACGCGGCCGGCGGGCCGGAGCGGATCGAGCGCCAGCACAAGGCGGGGAAGAAGACGGCCCGCGAGCGGCTCGAGATCCTCCTCGACAAGGGATCGTTCGCGGAGGTGGATCGCTTCGTGGTCCACCAGAACAATGACTTCGGCATGGACGCCCAGCGCATCCCGGGCGACGGCGTGGTGACAGGCTCGGGGCGCGTCCACGGCCGCCCCGTCTTCGCCTTCGCACAGGACTTCACCGTCTTCGGCGGGTCGCTCTCCGAGGCGTACGCGCGCAAGATCTGCAAGATCATGGATCTCGCGATGAAGACGGGCGTGCCGGTGATCGGGCTGAACGATTCCGGTGGCGCCCGAATCCAGGAGGGGGTGGTCTCGCTCGCGGGCTACGCCGACATTTTCCTGCGCAACACGCTGGCTTCGGGCGTCGTACCGCAGATCTCCGCCGTGATGGGCCCGTGCGCGGGCGGCGCCGTCTACTCGCCGGCGATCACCGACTTCGTCTTCATGGTCAAGCACTCCTCCTACATGTTCGTGACGGGCCCCGACGTCATCAAGGCCGTCACGCACGAGGAGGTCTCCTTCGAGGAGCTGGGCGGCGCGGCGATGCACGGGACGACGTCCGGCGTCGCGCACTTCGCCGCGGAGAGCGAGGAGGAGTGCCTGGCGCTGATCCGCGAGCTCATGACCTTCCTGCCGCAGAACAACCTGGAAGACCCGCCGGTGGGGCCTACCACCGATCCCGCGGACCGCGTGGACGAGGAGCTGCAGACGGTCGTCCCCGACCAGCCGAACAAGCCGTACGACATCAAGGACATCGTCCAGCCGGTGCTCGACGACCGGTACTTCTTCGAGGTGCACGCCGGCTACGCGCCCAATATCGTGATCGGCTTCGGGCGGCTCGGCGGCAGGCCGGTCGGCGTCGTCGCCAACCAGCCCGCGCACCTGGCCGGCTGCCTCGACATCAGCGCTTCCCTGAAGGCCGCGCGCTTCGTGCGATTCTGCGACTGCTTCAACATCCCGCTCGTCACCTTCGAGGACGTGCCCGGCTTCCTGCCCGGGACGGCGCAGGAGTTCGGCGGCATCATCAAGCACGGGGCGAAGCTGCTGTACGCCTACTGCGAGGCCACGGTGCCCAAGCTGACCGTCATCACGCGCAAGGCCTATGGCGGCGCGTACTGCGTCATGTCCTCCAAGCACATCCGGGGCGACGTCAACTTCGCCTTTCCGACCGCCGAGATTGCCGTTATGGGTCCCGACGGGGCGGTGAGCATTCTCTACAAGCGGGAGATGGACGCGGCGAAGGACCCGGCGAAGCTCAAGGACGAGAAGACCCGCGAATACCGGGAGAAGTTCGCAACTCCCTACGCCGCGGCAGAGCGCGGGTACATCGACGAGGTCATCGAGCCCAGGGACACCCGCCGCCGGCTGATCCAGGCGCTCGAGGTCCTGCACACCAAGCGGGACTCGAACCCGCCGCGCAAGCACGGGAATATCCCGCTATGA